From the genome of Plectropomus leopardus isolate mb chromosome 4, YSFRI_Pleo_2.0, whole genome shotgun sequence:
TCCTCCTGGAGCAGCCAATAGCGGCACAGCTGTCACTCTTGGATCCACCCACTGCAGATGATGAAGGAGGAAGAAGCCAGCAGAGGGAGCAGTTAGACACAGTGGAGTTCAACATTGGTGATGTGCAGAGTGAAATAAAGggggttttaaccctttgaaatctggatgggtatcagtttttcttgagctgtattcagacaccttttataagcatttaaacctctgaaaccagagaaaaaaggtctaattttctttaaaacattagcaaatTGCACTGcattggtaaaaggtgacaagaaaaacaacctggattttttttaagaaagaaaaatattacaaaattatcaaaataaggataaaatttgtataaagtatatttattattgttagaattgtatattcaaaatatatcaCATGCTTTAGCACTAATAATTACTAGatcctgtcattttttttttattttattcagtaaatGCAATGTTCTTTAGTATTTTCCTGGATGATGTACAGATTTTTAAGCATTATGTTAGTTTTGTTTCACATAATAGAAAGCACAATGaggataaaacataaaaaagtacatGTGAGGGTGTGGTAGAAACCTATACTGGCTTAAAACCACACCCAGAAAacatatgaataataaaatataagaaacaGTCAAATATAAGCAATCAAAACATTAATACATTCAGGCAGTCTTTTATCATATTGTCAAATTACTTGAAAAACAGTGCATATAGCAGTGGCacatgggaaaaatgtcccTGTGGCAGCGTGCCCGCGGGCATCTCTAGATTGGGTTTAAGCCTCGAATGTACACCGTCTGGCTCCGCCTCTGCTGAAGTTTAAATCGGTTCTCTTTAATGAATACACCTGTGGCGCCAGATCAGCTAAGTAAAGGTCAGGGGATTACCTTGACGCAATCGTTTCCACTGGCTCTTCCATGGttatctctctgctgtctggCACCTGGCACCTCAGTCTGCCTCTCTGCCTTCACATGGCTAGTGCTCCTCCTAGATTATTCATTACTCAAAAATAAGCAAACCAAGCAACCTGAGTTTAACCGATCTTTTTTCGCTTTACCTGGGCGAGGGAATGCCCTGCCTCCACTCTGAAGCGCTGGAGTCCATGGAGCCTGACCGCGTGACGCCCGGGACAGCATCTTCTGCCACTAGGACAGAGGAGTCCTTCCTCAGGGAGACAGTGACAGAGCCGCCGATGGTGAAGGAAATGGGCTGGTTCTTCTCCCCGCTGTGGAGCCCTCGCTCAAAGACGCGCAGCAAGAGGTTTGGAGACGGGATGAGAAGCGACCAAGTGGAGGCATGGCTGGATGACCACTCCGACTTTACGAGGGCCTACTTTTTACGCAGAGCTTCAGCGTAAGACATTTCAAACTATACAGTGGTGCagtgtaactaagtacattttctcaagtcctgtacttaagtacaaatttgaggtacatgtactttagtttttttatgccactttatacttctacttcactacatttcagaggcaaatcTTGTGATTTTGACTTCACTACATTTGTCTGAAAGccagttactttacaaatgactatttttggataaaatggataaaaaaggtttatgaaatatgatgttttgttacaaATTAAACTATCCTACGGTCATACAATAAATTAGTCagtcaatcagactttatttacatagcacttttcatacaaacagacTGTAAAATGAAGTGATTTATACAGACCAGAATCTCtcctccatcacacacacacacgcacacacacacacacacacacacaagcccacaaaaaaaatcagacattgTGATTAACTACAGCACTAAAGAATAGGAGTACTCAATAAAACCAGTAACTGAGGAAATGCTATCATGATAAAAGTACCTCTGAAACAATTAGTCCATTATTCAATATGGCAGTTGACAGAAATTTCATTAGCAACTGTTTTTGATAAGAATTTAAGTCATTGTAGAATTTACTttgattaatttgatttaatttatctttctagatttggtacttttacttttaatacttaaaaaacaTGTACTTGATTCTAtgtatgtacttttacttacgtaacattttcaatgcaggacttttacgtgtaacaaagtacttttacattttggggTTAGTACTTTCACTTGAGAACACTGacttttatactttatactttattgtccccaTAGGGAAGTTTGTCTTAGACTCACACAgtggtgataaaaaaatatcacactattacattaaaaaacagtaaaaatgaaaacaaaatgagatgTACAATTGCACATAATCTCAATTATACGTAACACGATATTGCGCGTACATTTCACAAAACTCGTATTGCACTTACCcagtaataaaaacactgtaCGACTATGTAGCACACAGTTCCTCAGGCAGTACTGTTTAAAAGTTTGACAGGGATAggaacaaatacattttaaaacaattgaGTTtgcagtaaaggatctgaatacctCGCCCTCTACTGCCACTATCCCTGATAGTACTGTTTTTCTGAAGTACTGTCATTAGTTTCAACAAAAGTTTGCACTTCACATTTTACTGCACGTTGATTTAAatgactgtgaaaaaaataggcATTTTTGCAGTAATTACGCTgcattttccaaataaaatatCCTTCCACTAAATGTTCTTCATGTTCTGATCAGTTGTTGAATCCATCTTTTCTGTGACTTAAGGGCCAGCGGATCACGGGCAGAGTCTCCACTCCCCAGGGTCCCCAGGAGCAGCTCGGACCACTCCGGCTTGCGCAGGAAGCCTCATCATCACAGACCTTCCTCTCCAGTCTCCAGCTCACACTTGAACATTTCATCCTTGACAGACAGGCTCAAACCCCTCAGCATCAACCTCACTGCCCCCGAGTGGATGGATCGCTGTAATCCAGATGTGCTGGGTCGTCACTCCCCTTGCTCTCCCCGCTCTCATCGCTcttcacacttttctttttctccctgtcGTCCCCTTTCTCCCGTTTGCCCCAGTTCCCCTGATTTACTCCACTCTCCCCATCCTCTGCTCCTCACTGCTGCAAACACTGAAGCCTGTGGTCATGGCGAGTGCTGCCCGTGGATGATGGAGCTCCTGAGAGGAGGTTTCAGCTGGATGGGTTCTGTGGCGGAGCTCTGTCAGGGGGCTGTCCTGCACGCTGGAGAGCTGCTTGCAGCTGAATATTGCTCCCTCTCTTTGGTAAAGAAAGACAGCGTGGGAAGAAGTACCCTGGAGGAGGTGATCGCCCCAACAGCCTTGGGGTGCATGAGCGAAGGCCATGCTCATCTGGAGCTGGTGAAGGGCATCATGGGGTGTGTCCTGGCTACAGGGTCGCCAATAAACTTGAGAGATGGATCAGAGGTAAACCTTTAAACTGACACATTAGCTGTAATCATGAGGAGTCTGCATTTTGTAATACACTCAGCAGACTGAGAGGTTACTACACATAACCAAGGTCCTTAATTTGTTCTAGCTACAGGTATTTTAAAAGGGTTATGTACACTAAATGAGTCACCCATTTCCTGATCAGATGATGGTACGGTTACGGCATGGATTGAAGGGGGTGTGTTAGGGAATCCCAAAATGACGCACCTGCTTCTAATCCTTTTAGAGAGTTCTTCCACTGATTAACCTCTGATCCTCTGATTGTTGGGACAGGGATATTCCCTACTACATTATACTGTCCCTCCCTTGCATACACCCACAAATGCACACACCCACGCAAAGAGAAAAGACAGCACAGCTCACTTAAGGGATTACAGGAGGTGCACACAGCACCACTCCTCACCACTGATGTGATAAGGAACCATTGCCAACCTAGCACAGATTGAAGGTAATCCCCAGTAAGCGTAGGAGTGGATGGGTAGTTCCTTATAACCTTTGGGACACCGAGGTTACTGAGAAGCGTGGGTATTCCTGTGTCTAAAGCCGATGAGTACCATCAACTCTGTATTTTGAGAACACAGGGCCATGAATAGCGAAAAGTGTGGGTGAAATCTATCGCTACTAAATCAGGCTACATAAAGATCTTACTTCATACAGTTATGCAGTTCacatgtttgttgtgttttacagaACCAAATGTGTTGCAAtgaaaggaatacttcacaTGCAAGGCGATCATTTGTATGTCAGTTACTCATCCCATGATACCTTGAATTCAtgagaaaaaacttttttcttgagTGCCTCTGTgatgaatgaagaatccaaaaaaaggcTTACATTCGTTTGAAGAGAAGTAATCAGTGTGCAGGTGTAACAAAATCTATGTTGTAACATCAGCTTACAAACTCTCAGAcgactcatgcagtataatacaagtgtcatttatccagCTGCATGCTTTGtagttttcaaacatttgaactTTGCTCAAGCAGCATATGCATGCCCAGGCATGTCCAGGGTGTGCTAATTGTGTGCTACTTACATATTGTGTTATATACATAAGTGTTCATTGTTTACCTCCTCAGGACCCCAGATTGGACTTCTATGATGATCAATCAACATTCAGGACTGTTTTGAGTGTTCCCATTAAGAACCACAGAGGAGAGGTAACGTTTGTTACTATtttctaaaatgcattttgtgatATGTTTTTTGCACACCACTCAAAGCTTAATTGGGGTATATATATTAACACAGTCCTATGGAACCTTCAGTGCAATTTATTGTAGAGGTTATAATACAAGTTGCCTAACCATAAACCATGTCTACTTTTTGTGGCCAGGTGATAGGTGTAGTGGTTATGATCAACAAGAGAAATGACTGTGAAggttcagtttctgtttttaccaaCATGGATGAAAAGGTATGTCTATCCCAATTCATATTTATGTCTCCAATTTTGAAgttaactatatatataaatgtatgtatttttcaaTAAAGAGAGTAATAACTGTCTACCAGCAATAGATTTGAGTAAAGTTTGAGTTGGATTTTATCGGGCAGGTTCTGTCAAATCATATGGATGTGTTGGGGGTGGTCCTGGATAATGTCCAGCTGTATGAAAGCTCAAGGCAGGAGGCCAAGCGCAGTCAGGTAACACCACCAAAGAACAATATGGAATATATCTAtttctatgtatgtatgtccCTCTAATCTACAgtatctgtatatatatatatctgtgtgtgtcaggccCTGATAGAGATGGCTAAGGTGCTATCAAAGGAGCACCATTCCTTTGAGGTCCTTCTGAGTAAGATGGCTGCCACCATCATGCCATTCACACGTGCTCAGTACTGCACCATCTTCATCCCCAGCGAGCACACCTCAGTTGTGAAAGACAAGGTGCATTATCctgtttgattcattttttgtttgtttagataATTATTCATGTAGTCGTATGTTTCCTATTAAACGGTATTTCTGTTCATCTGCTGGTTTTGTTTCAGGATTCATTCTCCAGAGTGATTCACCTGGAGTGTGAGGAGCTCGGATCGGCCTGCCAAATCTATAGAAGGTTTGGCCCGTTGCTTGACTCATAACGACAAAGAATGATTAATGCAAGGTCTATAGCTATGTAGACAGATTTTTGCAAATAAGAGTTTTGTAATACTTAAATCAACCAAATGATATTTTCCTCATCAAACACAGTGTGACTGGTTCCATGTTATTTTTCAGGGAGCACGACATCAGCGATTTAGACCCATCACATGCCATTCGAACCCTGGCTGCTATGGAAACGCTTAATATGTCAGACAGTTGTGAGGAGTCAATGAAGAGTCTGATCTGCTGCCCCGTCAGAAATGAGAGGTCTGAAAATGTTATCGGTAAGTCCCTTTTGACTGAAGGTCATGATACATTATTCATCTGTCTCAGTTGCCCTCGTGGGACCATATTACAAACTCTAGGCTAACGATTGTTACCATATAACCTCTGCCTTTGCTAAAACAAAATGGTACATTCATTCATACTTGGCATACCTAAACATACAAAATGCTGTTTGCAGTTGACTGTCCAGAAAGGGCATAGTGGTGTGATTCAGACTTTAAGCCTCCCTTTAAAAACTTACACTGTCACCCCTGACAAGCAAAATTGCATGTCTATCAATAAACcactataaaaatataatggattaatatttttatatctattaaatatgatataatatttttacgatttcttttgtttagcaagatttttattgattttaaatgtttgcaggCTTGAATATGTCATTGATAAGCAGCATCATTGAGTTtgatgagttattttttttgttccacgtcagttttttaaaatacttaattCCCCTTTACATGCAAAATTGAGTCTCCATCAATAAACTGCCATAAAAATATGATGGATTAATATTTGTCTAtgattttttgggtttttttgttaaatatttcctCATCATAACTACcaaattttgttcattttgagaattttaagCTCTTACATGCCAGTTCAGATGATACCACTGATGTATTTGATGAAAAAaccctttaaacaaaaaatttaaataaaacaaaaatagcttAAGTTTATTAATTAACATCGTAATAAAACTCTCTAATGTtgcaaaactgttttattgttaCATAGCGGTGTGCCAGCTGATGAATAAGAGGAGCAGAGACTCTGATGAGATGGAAGCCTTCAATAGATATGATGAGCGCCTTCTAGAAGACCTGGCGGTGTACTGCGGCCTGGCTCTGCAGTACGCTCAGGCTGTGCAGATCACTGAGGAGCGGAGGGCCAGTATAGAGGTCACACAGGAGGTGAGTAATCCAATTAGTCCACTCAAATCTTTAGCTTGCAACCAAATAAACCTAttcatgtgttttcatcattaaaatgatttttctttttccaggttCTTGCCTACCACATCACCGCAGCAAAGGAGGAAATCCAAGCATTGCAggtgatttttaatttcattttgttgagATGAACACTTTCTGTCAGTCCAGCCTAGCCTTGGTAGCTCCTGGCCTCTTCATCAGTGTAATATCATACATGTAATTAATAACCAGTCATGATAAGAACGGGGACGAACTTAATTATCATCTTTCCCTTTTGCATCACATCCTCCCTCAGTTCTTCTAAGTCACTGTTATTCACCACTTTCCCTCAGTCAGTCTTGTTCAAAAGTCATAGAATCACCAATCAGTAAAGTGCGCGCCATGTTAAAGGGtaacgtttttatttttcaacatggaccctattttccctacctttttgtgtctaagtgacgaATGGGaacaaaaaat
Proteins encoded in this window:
- the pde5aa gene encoding cGMP-specific 3',5'-cyclic phosphodiesterase translates to MPCLHSEALESMEPDRVTPGTASSATRTEESFLRETVTEPPMVKEMGWFFSPLWSPRSKTRSKRFGDGMRSDQVEAWLDDHSDFTRAYFLRRASAASGSRAESPLPRVPRSSSDHSGLRRKPHHHRPSSPVSSSHLNISSLTDRLKPLSINLTAPEWMDRCNPDVLGRHSPCSPRSHRSSHFSFSPCRPLSPVCPSSPDLLHSPHPLLLTAANTEACGHGECCPWMMELLRGGFSWMGSVAELCQGAVLHAGELLAAEYCSLSLVKKDSVGRSTLEEVIAPTALGCMSEGHAHLELVKGIMGCVLATGSPINLRDGSEDPRLDFYDDQSTFRTVLSVPIKNHRGEVIGVVVMINKRNDCEGSVSVFTNMDEKVLSNHMDVLGVVLDNVQLYESSRQEAKRSQALIEMAKVLSKEHHSFEVLLSKMAATIMPFTRAQYCTIFIPSEHTSVVKDKDSFSRVIHLECEELGSACQIYRREHDISDLDPSHAIRTLAAMETLNMSDSCEESMKSLICCPVRNERSENVIAVCQLMNKRSRDSDEMEAFNRYDERLLEDLAVYCGLALQYAQAVQITEERRASIEVTQEVLAYHITAAKEEIQALQEATVPSVDSLNILDFHFSDFGMPEDVTTQAAIRMFLELNLVQDFNIDYKSLCQWVLTVKRGYRNNVPYHNWNHALCTAQSMFAMLMSTDRLQSIFSRLEILALMIATLSHDLDHRGVSNSYIERSQQPLAQLYGHSSLENHHYNLCLFILNNTGSQILSGLSVEDHRSVLHMIKRAILATDLNVYMERRKEFLSLSKKSRVSWKSEKQRDLLRSMLMTASDLSAITKPWPEQKRITNLVAMEFFAQGDKEKEEFKTKPIDIMNRENSTRLPYMQVEYINDICYPLYKAVARLFDTCSPLLNGCKKNKENWVRLAKKAEEDDHENSSCVSVETHENNEEETLTEE